Proteins from a single region of Belliella baltica DSM 15883:
- a CDS encoding PAS domain-containing protein has translation MGDLKIFLDFVNATTSPAAIIKAEGDQLIVISSNQSLKDFLHEREIEGENILSIYQKVIHAQHHQKIDELQKFFLQSLKSQKELSLKLEDVALESLLNQNPIVNLEISNTPIKSDDGARYFMHFVKDNTELKLLQDQLKAQKILMNQAEQISGFGTWELDVSTNKITWSEGVYLICGYVPNSFEVTFEKGLGVIHPEDQPAAIEAMQQTLTTGKEYKIQKRFLLDDGTVKQILSRGTLIKDIDGKPVKLIGVFQDISDQIEAEKKVQDTLNNFQALVENVDGIMWEADAKTFEFNFVSPQVEQMLGYSAQEWLSEDQFWINHIHPDDRSQAYTYCKKMVDLGQNHIFEYRFKKKSGEYILLQDRVSVQTKLGKPDRLKGVLVDINDKYFQQKIEHLEREVMEKSMEGEVTLKEVLGLLMFKLEDVFPDLKSSMLRVDQGRVFNLVSPSLPTAFIEAIEGEPIGEDAGSCGTAAFTKKEVIVSDIPTDKRWLKYRGIAAKFGFQSCWSRPVFNKKGEVVATFANYFSESRTPRPIEKVAIERASRLASIILEHFSDLEQIKHANELNTFINKATNEAIYEWDMVNDKVYWGESFERFFGYVHQGDFTAEDWRKMMHPEDVEDSTRKLEEFFIDAEKFKIAEEHRLIKKDGTVIFAEVIGFLIRDKENLPKKLIGVIRDITETRELRKLLESASQMAKIGGWELDVRNMELYWSRMTKQIHGIPDDLEIDLEKSINFYREDFREKVKSLVNDCIKKGNPFDFEFPITTYQGQEKWVRAMGQAEFFHGACIKIYGSFQDIHARKLAERQIEQHLQDLAKSNAELEQFAYVASHDLQEPLRMVTSFLALIEKRYDPLLDEKGKTYISYAMDGAVRMRKIILDLLEFSRVGRTKESKKSVDLNEIVQNVMKMQKQAIEESNTKIYFKSLPQVNSYHLEMEQVFQNIIGNAIKYRKADLDPIIEIKAESLSNFWKISIKDNGIGIDKEYFEKVFVLFQRLHSKEEYSGTGIGLAIVKKIINSLGGEIWLESEIGVGSTFYITIPK, from the coding sequence ATGGGAGATCTTAAAATATTTTTAGATTTTGTCAATGCGACAACGAGTCCTGCTGCTATAATTAAAGCAGAAGGAGATCAATTGATAGTAATTTCCTCTAATCAATCCCTCAAAGATTTTCTTCATGAGCGGGAGATTGAGGGAGAGAATATTCTCTCTATCTATCAAAAAGTTATTCATGCACAGCACCATCAAAAAATTGATGAACTTCAAAAATTTTTCTTACAATCACTCAAAAGTCAAAAAGAGTTATCGCTTAAATTAGAAGATGTTGCACTCGAGTCACTTTTAAATCAAAATCCAATTGTGAACTTGGAGATTAGTAACACTCCAATCAAATCTGATGATGGTGCTAGGTATTTCATGCACTTCGTAAAAGATAATACAGAGTTGAAATTACTTCAAGACCAACTTAAGGCTCAAAAGATTTTGATGAATCAGGCAGAACAGATTTCTGGATTCGGAACTTGGGAGTTAGATGTGAGCACAAATAAAATTACCTGGAGTGAAGGTGTTTACCTGATTTGTGGATATGTACCCAACTCTTTTGAAGTAACATTCGAAAAAGGTCTTGGTGTCATTCATCCAGAAGATCAACCAGCAGCTATCGAAGCGATGCAGCAAACTTTGACTACAGGAAAAGAATATAAAATTCAAAAACGATTTTTATTAGATGATGGTACGGTAAAACAAATTTTGTCAAGAGGAACCTTGATAAAGGATATCGATGGTAAGCCAGTCAAATTAATAGGTGTTTTTCAAGATATTTCGGATCAAATTGAGGCCGAGAAAAAAGTGCAGGATACTTTGAATAATTTCCAAGCACTCGTCGAAAATGTGGATGGCATCATGTGGGAAGCAGATGCCAAGACTTTTGAATTTAATTTTGTAAGTCCTCAGGTTGAGCAAATGTTGGGCTATAGTGCACAAGAATGGCTTTCTGAAGATCAATTTTGGATCAATCATATTCATCCAGACGACAGAAGCCAAGCTTATACCTACTGTAAAAAAATGGTTGATCTAGGTCAGAATCATATTTTTGAATATCGATTTAAGAAAAAGTCAGGGGAGTATATTCTTCTTCAGGATAGGGTGTCAGTACAAACAAAGCTTGGTAAACCGGATAGATTAAAGGGGGTTTTAGTTGATATCAATGATAAATATTTCCAACAAAAGATTGAGCATTTGGAAAGAGAGGTCATGGAGAAAAGTATGGAAGGGGAAGTGACGCTCAAAGAAGTATTAGGTCTTTTGATGTTCAAACTTGAGGATGTCTTTCCAGACTTGAAATCTTCGATGTTGAGAGTGGATCAAGGTAGGGTTTTTAATCTTGTATCACCTTCTTTACCCACCGCGTTTATTGAAGCTATAGAAGGAGAACCAATCGGAGAAGATGCTGGGTCTTGTGGAACAGCTGCCTTTACAAAAAAAGAAGTAATTGTGTCTGATATTCCAACCGACAAAAGGTGGTTAAAATATAGAGGAATTGCAGCAAAATTCGGATTTCAATCTTGTTGGTCTAGGCCAGTTTTTAATAAAAAAGGGGAGGTTGTTGCGACTTTTGCAAATTATTTTTCAGAATCTAGAACACCCAGACCTATTGAGAAAGTCGCAATTGAAAGGGCAAGTAGGTTAGCTTCTATTATTTTGGAACATTTTTCAGATTTGGAACAAATTAAACATGCGAATGAACTTAATACTTTCATAAATAAAGCTACAAATGAAGCTATTTATGAATGGGATATGGTCAATGATAAGGTTTATTGGGGGGAGAGTTTTGAGCGGTTTTTTGGCTATGTTCATCAAGGGGATTTTACTGCTGAAGATTGGAGGAAGATGATGCATCCTGAAGATGTTGAAGACTCTACAAGAAAGCTCGAAGAATTTTTTATAGATGCAGAGAAGTTTAAAATTGCTGAAGAGCATAGGCTTATTAAGAAGGATGGAACAGTGATTTTTGCCGAAGTCATTGGGTTTTTGATAAGAGATAAGGAAAATCTTCCTAAAAAATTAATCGGTGTAATCAGAGATATTACAGAGACAAGAGAGTTGAGAAAATTGCTTGAGTCAGCTTCTCAAATGGCAAAAATTGGAGGATGGGAATTGGATGTCAGAAATATGGAACTGTATTGGTCTCGAATGACCAAACAAATCCATGGAATACCTGATGATCTAGAAATAGATTTAGAAAAATCAATCAATTTCTATCGTGAAGATTTTAGAGAAAAAGTAAAATCGCTTGTAAATGATTGTATTAAAAAGGGGAACCCCTTTGATTTTGAATTCCCAATTACCACTTATCAAGGTCAAGAAAAATGGGTTAGAGCTATGGGGCAAGCTGAATTTTTTCATGGAGCATGCATAAAAATTTACGGAAGTTTTCAAGATATCCACGCAAGAAAATTAGCAGAAAGGCAAATCGAACAACATTTGCAAGACCTTGCAAAGTCTAATGCAGAGTTAGAACAATTTGCATACGTAGCTTCCCACGATTTACAAGAGCCATTGAGAATGGTCACTAGCTTTTTAGCATTAATTGAAAAGAGATATGATCCTCTGCTGGATGAAAAAGGTAAAACTTACATTTCTTATGCAATGGATGGTGCAGTGAGAATGCGTAAAATTATTTTGGATTTACTGGAGTTTTCAAGAGTTGGAAGAACCAAAGAATCAAAGAAATCTGTAGATCTCAATGAAATAGTTCAGAATGTCATGAAAATGCAAAAGCAAGCAATAGAAGAGAGTAATACAAAGATTTACTTTAAGAGTTTGCCGCAAGTCAATTCGTATCATTTAGAGATGGAACAGGTTTTTCAAAATATAATAGGAAATGCGATTAAATATAGAAAGGCTGATTTAGATCCTATAATTGAAATTAAGGCCGAAAGTTTATCGAATTTTTGGAAAATTTCAATAAAGGATAATGGAATAGGAATAGATAAAGAATATTTCGAAAAGGTATTTGTTCTTTTTCAAAGGTTACATTCAAAGGAAGAGTATTCTGGAACTGGAATCGGTCTTGCTATTGTGAAGAAAATAATCAATAGCCTCGGTGGTGAGATATGGTTAGAATCTGAAATTGGTGTAGGAAGTACCTTTTACATCACCATACCCAAATAA
- a CDS encoding M28 family peptidase: protein MKKKLLLLNLFICASLMLGLQAQQLDGFQKSSQPRQMAIEKDFLNAVDFSRFKKHLTAITSEPHPAGSEANDKVKDYIVKTMKDAGWDVKVHPYDVYLSKEPGESLVEIVRPFRQPLNQQENIENEDPYSDHPDLWKGWNAFSGSGDVTAEVVYANYGTKADFEKLKAMGVDVKGKVVLARYGGNFRGFKAKFAEEAGAIGLLIYTDPEDSGYKRGLTYPEGIYYSETSIQRGSLLTVDWTGDALTPFEPALPLDGKEKIKRLDPQSVGLHSIPVTPIPYGSAKEIMVLMKGKPVPSGWQGGLPFTYRLEGGNELLVRVKVDQKRDYVRANNVVGTLIGSENPDEWVILGCHFDAWSFGSTDPNSGTSMLLSLSETLGQLAKEGKSPKRSILIAHWDAEEHGVIGSTEWVEHYREELQAKAVAYINLDAAVSGRNFGASSSPTLKNIIMESAKTVSFPDSAKTVFEVWAKNQPEPAIGNLGGGSDHIAFYMHAGIPSMSGGASGPTLYHTNYDNLHFYEKFADPTFKMGGAVEQLVGIISLRLANAEVIPYQTSRYARDLEGHFSNAVAQVKKFNPRFDGFSKSNEAIGLLKISSNTLDKSMANKLENSTIDSKSLKAINEDLRSLEKSFLDTKGMYFGSWYRSLYASNDPFSGYASWILPGIQYEIELKSSERLQEWDERYANTILDLNKKIKTLLEKL from the coding sequence ATGAAGAAAAAATTACTCTTACTCAATTTATTTATCTGTGCAAGCCTCATGCTTGGCCTTCAAGCACAGCAATTAGACGGTTTTCAAAAGTCTTCTCAACCCAGACAAATGGCTATAGAAAAGGATTTTTTGAATGCGGTGGACTTTTCAAGATTTAAAAAACACTTGACTGCAATCACTTCAGAACCACATCCAGCAGGTTCGGAAGCCAATGATAAGGTAAAAGACTACATCGTAAAAACCATGAAAGATGCAGGCTGGGATGTCAAAGTGCATCCTTATGATGTCTATCTCTCCAAAGAACCAGGGGAATCCTTGGTTGAAATAGTCAGACCTTTTAGACAGCCATTGAATCAGCAAGAAAATATTGAAAATGAAGACCCCTATTCTGATCACCCTGATTTATGGAAAGGTTGGAATGCTTTTTCTGGAAGTGGGGATGTGACCGCAGAGGTAGTTTATGCCAATTATGGCACAAAAGCAGATTTTGAAAAATTGAAAGCAATGGGCGTTGATGTCAAAGGAAAAGTTGTTTTAGCAAGATATGGTGGCAACTTCAGAGGATTCAAAGCAAAATTTGCAGAAGAAGCTGGGGCAATCGGTTTGCTAATTTATACTGATCCAGAGGACTCAGGATACAAAAGAGGATTGACATATCCAGAAGGAATCTATTACAGTGAAACATCCATTCAAAGAGGTTCTTTGCTAACAGTAGACTGGACGGGTGATGCACTGACTCCATTTGAACCAGCTTTACCCTTGGATGGAAAAGAAAAAATCAAGCGTCTTGACCCTCAAAGCGTAGGCTTACACAGCATTCCTGTTACACCTATTCCTTATGGTTCTGCCAAAGAAATTATGGTTTTAATGAAAGGGAAACCCGTTCCAAGTGGATGGCAAGGTGGATTGCCTTTTACGTACCGTTTGGAAGGCGGAAATGAGCTTCTCGTCAGAGTAAAAGTAGATCAAAAAAGAGACTATGTTCGAGCTAATAATGTAGTAGGAACACTCATAGGAAGTGAAAATCCAGATGAATGGGTGATTTTAGGGTGTCACTTTGATGCTTGGTCATTTGGCTCCACAGATCCTAATAGTGGTACTTCTATGCTATTAAGCTTAAGTGAAACGTTAGGTCAATTAGCCAAAGAAGGTAAAAGTCCAAAAAGATCCATCCTAATTGCACATTGGGATGCAGAAGAACATGGAGTAATTGGTTCCACCGAATGGGTTGAACATTACCGTGAGGAATTACAAGCAAAAGCCGTGGCCTACATCAATTTGGATGCTGCTGTTTCTGGAAGAAATTTTGGAGCTTCATCCTCTCCTACTTTGAAGAATATCATCATGGAATCAGCCAAAACAGTAAGTTTTCCTGATTCTGCTAAGACAGTTTTTGAAGTTTGGGCTAAAAACCAACCTGAACCAGCAATCGGGAATCTTGGAGGTGGTTCTGACCATATTGCATTCTATATGCATGCCGGAATTCCATCTATGAGTGGCGGAGCTAGCGGTCCAACACTTTACCATACGAATTATGACAATTTACACTTTTATGAAAAATTTGCTGACCCAACTTTCAAAATGGGTGGAGCAGTAGAACAGCTAGTTGGGATTATCAGTTTGCGTCTTGCCAATGCAGAGGTTATTCCTTATCAAACAAGCCGCTATGCAAGAGACCTAGAAGGCCATTTTTCGAATGCAGTAGCTCAAGTGAAAAAATTTAATCCAAGATTTGATGGGTTTTCTAAATCAAACGAAGCAATTGGTCTCTTAAAAATAAGTTCAAATACGCTAGACAAGAGTATGGCAAATAAACTCGAAAATTCAACCATAGATTCTAAGTCTCTGAAAGCAATCAATGAAGATTTGCGAAGTCTTGAAAAATCATTTTTAGACACCAAAGGCATGTATTTTGGCTCTTGGTATAGATCTCTCTATGCCTCCAATGATCCATTTAGCGGTTATGCTTCTTGGATTCTGCCAGGAATCCAATATGAAATTGAATTGAAGTCATCAGAAAGATTACAAGAATGGGACGAGAGATATGCAAATACAATTCTCGATTTGAATAAAAAAATCAAAACTTTATTAGAAAAACTATAG
- a CDS encoding 6-phosphofructokinase has product MKKLLVCTGGGDCPGLNAVIRGIFKTAKKSKEWEVYGSIEAFNGVMADPIQIIKLTKSKVGGIHVKGGTILKTTNKGNPLQFPVQDDNGNIVFEDRTDALAAKIKALGFDAVVNIGGDGSQKISKALFDLGVPIIGVPKTIDNDLSATDTTFGFQTAVQIASDSFDKLVTTAESHHRVMIMEVMGRDAGWIALHTAISGGAEICLIPEIPYDIQKVKEKIDSRYEKGRGFVNIVIAEGAKAKGGQVFGSERENVSEHLRLGGVAFQLSQELKLAGCKPEIRETVLGHIQRGGTPVSYDRVLATMFGVKAFDLVQNAQFGQMVSFKNNDYCSVSLEEAVRDYNVVDPEGFLIKGAKAMGMSFGD; this is encoded by the coding sequence ATGAAAAAATTACTTGTTTGTACTGGAGGTGGAGATTGTCCAGGGTTGAATGCTGTGATTAGAGGGATTTTTAAAACTGCAAAAAAGTCAAAGGAATGGGAGGTTTATGGTAGCATAGAAGCTTTTAATGGTGTCATGGCTGATCCTATCCAAATCATCAAGCTAACGAAGTCAAAAGTAGGGGGGATTCATGTGAAAGGCGGGACTATTTTGAAGACTACAAATAAAGGAAACCCCCTGCAATTTCCTGTTCAAGATGATAATGGAAATATAGTATTTGAAGATAGAACTGATGCATTGGCCGCAAAAATAAAAGCTTTAGGCTTTGACGCGGTAGTTAACATTGGAGGAGATGGATCTCAAAAAATTTCAAAAGCCCTTTTTGATTTAGGGGTTCCGATCATTGGTGTGCCAAAGACAATTGATAATGACCTTTCAGCAACTGACACCACTTTTGGATTTCAAACAGCCGTGCAAATAGCTTCAGATAGTTTTGATAAGTTAGTGACAACTGCGGAAAGTCATCATCGAGTGATGATTATGGAAGTGATGGGTCGTGATGCTGGATGGATTGCTTTACATACGGCGATTTCGGGTGGAGCAGAAATCTGTCTAATTCCTGAGATTCCTTATGATATCCAAAAAGTGAAAGAAAAAATAGATAGCAGATATGAAAAAGGGAGAGGATTTGTCAACATTGTGATCGCAGAAGGAGCAAAAGCCAAAGGCGGACAAGTATTTGGTTCAGAAAGAGAAAATGTCTCTGAACATCTTCGACTAGGCGGGGTAGCTTTTCAGCTTTCTCAAGAATTGAAACTAGCTGGCTGCAAACCTGAAATCCGTGAAACAGTTTTAGGTCATATTCAAAGAGGAGGAACTCCAGTGAGTTATGATAGAGTTTTGGCAACCATGTTTGGCGTAAAAGCCTTTGATCTTGTTCAAAATGCTCAATTTGGCCAAATGGTTTCTTTCAAAAATAATGATTATTGTTCAGTGAGTTTAGAAGAAGCAGTTCGTGATTATAATGTGGTGGATCCTGAAGGCTTTTTAATAAAAGGAGCAAAAGCAATGGGGATGTCATTTGGTGATTAA
- a CDS encoding AsmA-like C-terminal region-containing protein — MSKKRLKYLALLIFVPILIFVVSLLLVFSKQKAITQNAIAKINEEFIGVLTIKDSNISPFANFPYISIDLKDIKFYESKSMDSKPIYEADDFYLGFNIWDILYGNYNVKKLKVNNGHLDLVQYENGDINLLIAKGFGEDSTKEDETSDFKFELANLELNTFDITYSELASGRDLVFHIDQLNTAIKFSNKHIFLDVISDLIFDLDQDGENTFFADKKVYLDLELDYFDQEKLLKISPSKVKLEEAILALSGQVVNLEEGVDLDLKFNGEKPDFNIFAAFMPKEVGEVLQRYKNEGEVYFLGSVRGETGAGKSPAIAVEFGADNAYFLNTGIQKKVDELRFSGFYTNGSDRNLKTSEIQLQQFHAKPQEGIFQGQFTIRDFEDPFIKINLNADLDLGFLGEFFEIEGLQGIQGQVVLDMDFDELIDMDMTTSSISGVENSLQTELFLKNLSLEIPGYDLPITSANAYAYMKEGQVILDSLSFMIGESDFSFSGELSNFPVLLHGNDLPIVAKINSKSKFLNLKELLYSDSSETKIEEEISDFQIDLAFETTGAELYEFKYLPKGEFFVENFYAKLKNYPHTFHDFHADIFIHEEFLEVKDFKGELDESDFLFTGKIHNYEKWFQEKKVGDSTFEFNLKSNTLKLQNLLSFKGVNYLPEDYSNEVFSDLNLIGKVDLHYQGEFKSADFYLEDLDGKMKIHPLKLKDFGGRVHYENDYLTMENFKGRMGVSDFNVDLGYFLGKTDSIRKFKPKKNHLRIQSNMLDLDALMGFEGIEKETNHQDSFNIFQLPFSEMDFSAEIKKMNYHTVWLENINSKIRTTRDHYLYVDTLGFGIADGALSVEGYFNGSNPEEIYFSSEMTANKLDLDKLLIKFENFGQDYLVNENLHGKVSGMIKSKFLVYPDLTPIIEKSEAEMDLTVYQGSLVNFAPLNALSSYFSDRNLNNVRFDTLSNTFELKGGVLNIPKMNINSSLGFIELSGSQSLDLNMDYFIRVPLAMVTQVGFRSLFGGKNQNEVDPDQEDAIVFRNEDKRIRFVNINMKGTPDDYKISLKRDKN, encoded by the coding sequence ATGTCCAAAAAAAGATTAAAATATCTAGCCTTATTAATATTCGTACCAATATTAATTTTTGTAGTGTCTCTGCTCTTGGTTTTTAGTAAGCAAAAAGCCATTACTCAAAATGCTATTGCAAAGATAAACGAAGAGTTTATTGGTGTTCTTACAATCAAAGATTCAAACATTTCACCTTTTGCAAATTTCCCATATATCTCAATTGATTTGAAAGATATCAAATTTTATGAATCCAAATCGATGGATTCTAAGCCGATATATGAAGCAGATGATTTTTATTTAGGATTTAATATTTGGGATATACTTTATGGGAATTATAACGTCAAAAAGCTAAAGGTCAATAATGGTCATCTCGACTTGGTTCAATACGAAAATGGTGATATAAATTTGCTAATTGCAAAAGGATTTGGTGAAGACTCGACCAAAGAGGATGAAACATCAGATTTTAAATTTGAGTTAGCTAATTTGGAATTAAATACTTTTGACATAACCTATTCAGAGTTAGCAAGTGGAAGAGATTTAGTTTTTCATATAGATCAATTGAACACTGCGATTAAATTCAGTAATAAGCATATTTTTTTAGATGTGATTTCAGACTTGATTTTTGATTTGGATCAAGATGGTGAAAACACTTTTTTTGCTGATAAAAAAGTTTATTTAGACTTAGAATTGGACTATTTTGATCAAGAAAAACTATTGAAAATTTCCCCTTCAAAAGTAAAATTGGAAGAGGCTATTTTAGCATTATCTGGACAAGTGGTCAATTTAGAAGAGGGGGTTGATTTGGATCTTAAATTCAATGGAGAGAAGCCTGATTTTAATATTTTTGCTGCCTTTATGCCCAAGGAGGTTGGAGAAGTACTCCAAAGGTATAAGAATGAAGGTGAGGTGTATTTTTTAGGTTCAGTAAGAGGAGAGACAGGCGCTGGAAAAAGTCCCGCAATTGCTGTCGAATTTGGTGCTGATAATGCTTATTTTTTGAATACAGGAATTCAAAAAAAAGTGGATGAATTAAGATTTTCAGGTTTCTATACCAATGGATCAGATAGGAATTTGAAAACCTCAGAAATTCAATTACAACAGTTTCATGCAAAGCCTCAAGAAGGAATATTCCAAGGACAGTTCACCATTAGAGATTTTGAGGATCCTTTTATCAAAATCAATTTAAATGCTGATTTAGATTTAGGCTTTTTGGGAGAATTTTTTGAAATAGAAGGTTTGCAGGGAATTCAGGGACAAGTTGTCTTGGATATGGATTTCGATGAATTGATTGATATGGATATGACTACTTCTTCTATAAGTGGTGTGGAAAATAGTCTTCAGACTGAGTTATTTTTGAAAAATCTAAGCTTAGAAATTCCCGGATACGATCTCCCTATAACTTCTGCAAATGCTTATGCTTATATGAAAGAAGGTCAAGTTATCCTAGATTCCTTGAGTTTTATGATAGGGGAGTCTGATTTTTCATTTTCGGGAGAGCTGAGCAATTTTCCAGTACTCTTACATGGAAATGATTTGCCAATTGTTGCTAAGATTAATTCAAAGTCTAAGTTTTTGAATTTAAAAGAGTTATTGTACTCTGATTCAAGTGAAACTAAAATTGAAGAGGAGATATCTGACTTTCAAATAGACTTAGCCTTTGAGACAACTGGAGCAGAGCTTTATGAATTTAAATATTTACCAAAAGGGGAGTTTTTTGTTGAAAATTTCTACGCTAAGTTGAAAAATTACCCACATACTTTTCATGATTTTCATGCTGATATTTTTATTCATGAAGAGTTTTTAGAAGTCAAAGATTTCAAAGGAGAACTTGATGAAAGCGATTTTTTATTTACAGGAAAAATCCACAATTATGAAAAGTGGTTTCAGGAAAAAAAAGTTGGCGATAGCACATTTGAATTCAATCTCAAGTCAAATACTTTGAAACTGCAAAATTTGCTGAGTTTCAAAGGTGTGAATTATTTGCCAGAAGATTACAGTAACGAAGTCTTTTCAGATCTTAACTTAATAGGGAAAGTTGATCTACATTATCAAGGAGAATTCAAGTCAGCTGACTTTTATTTAGAAGATTTAGATGGGAAAATGAAAATTCATCCACTAAAATTGAAAGATTTTGGAGGAAGGGTTCATTATGAAAATGACTATTTGACCATGGAAAATTTTAAAGGCAGAATGGGTGTTTCGGATTTTAATGTTGATTTAGGATATTTTTTAGGTAAAACTGACTCAATTAGAAAATTTAAACCTAAGAAAAATCATTTAAGAATCCAGTCTAATATGCTTGATTTAGATGCTTTGATGGGTTTTGAGGGGATTGAGAAGGAAACTAATCATCAAGATTCCTTTAATATTTTCCAATTACCCTTTTCAGAAATGGATTTCTCGGCTGAGATTAAGAAAATGAATTATCATACTGTTTGGCTTGAAAATATTAATTCAAAAATAAGAACTACCAGAGATCACTATTTGTATGTAGATACGCTTGGGTTTGGGATAGCAGACGGTGCGCTTTCGGTAGAGGGATATTTTAATGGTTCAAATCCTGAAGAAATATATTTCAGCAGTGAAATGACAGCTAATAAATTGGATTTAGATAAGCTATTAATCAAGTTTGAAAACTTTGGGCAAGATTATTTAGTCAATGAAAACTTGCATGGAAAAGTCAGTGGAATGATTAAAAGTAAATTTTTAGTTTATCCTGATCTCACTCCAATTATTGAGAAATCTGAAGCAGAAATGGATTTGACTGTCTATCAAGGGAGTTTGGTGAATTTTGCGCCTTTGAATGCACTTTCGAGTTATTTTTCTGATCGAAACTTAAATAATGTCCGTTTTGATACGCTGAGTAATACCTTTGAACTTAAAGGTGGAGTACTGAATATTCCAAAGATGAATATCAATTCAAGCTTAGGGTTTATAGAGCTTTCAGGCTCTCAAAGCTTAGATTTGAATATGGACTATTTTATAAGAGTTCCCCTTGCTATGGTAACTCAAGTAGGGTTCAGATCACTTTTTGGAGGAAAAAATCAAAATGAAGTCGATCCAGACCAAGAAGATGCGATTGTCTTTAGAAATGAAGATAAAAGAATCAGGTTTGTAAATATCAATATGAAAGGCACACCTGACGACTATAAAATCAGTCTAAAACGTGACAAAAATTAG
- a CDS encoding alpha/beta hydrolase, protein MLKRILPIIMAIAIVLAVFYMLGPKASVQNLAGKYPEIPTTPVDLENYVFQKEDTVKGLKPGNEAKIIWADPLNKEKTPYSIVYIHGFGASEMEGNPVNRKLAEYFGANLFLARLPEHGIDRVDAMKHLNAPKLMNGAREAYMIGKSLGDSVIVVGTSMGGALSINLASERSDMKALVLYSPAVGVNGDMLEQFFQPWRKFIFENFMLENGTRTMKREGEKAKYWSEQYHVNSYESLAVLIKSTMNDSTFQKITQPLFLGYFYKNEKEQDFVVSVPKMLDMYEKVSTPADQKYKNPFPESGDHVIASDITSKDWKGVLKSTIEFLEKLPLLNKTDSLSDNEILP, encoded by the coding sequence ATGCTAAAAAGAATACTTCCAATCATCATGGCCATAGCGATAGTTTTGGCTGTTTTTTATATGCTTGGCCCCAAAGCCTCAGTTCAAAACTTGGCTGGAAAATACCCAGAGATCCCGACAACACCTGTTGATTTGGAAAACTATGTATTCCAAAAAGAAGACACTGTCAAAGGTCTCAAACCAGGAAATGAAGCAAAAATTATTTGGGCAGACCCTTTGAACAAAGAAAAGACTCCTTACAGCATTGTGTACATCCATGGTTTTGGAGCAAGTGAAATGGAAGGCAATCCTGTGAATCGCAAATTAGCTGAGTATTTTGGAGCAAATTTATTCTTGGCGCGTCTTCCTGAACATGGTATTGATAGAGTTGATGCTATGAAACACTTGAATGCACCAAAGCTGATGAATGGTGCAAGAGAAGCATATATGATTGGGAAAAGCCTTGGTGATAGTGTGATTGTTGTTGGAACATCGATGGGTGGAGCTTTGTCTATAAATCTAGCATCAGAAAGATCGGATATGAAAGCATTGGTACTTTACTCCCCAGCTGTCGGAGTGAATGGTGATATGCTTGAACAATTTTTCCAACCTTGGAGGAAATTTATCTTTGAAAACTTCATGCTAGAAAATGGTACACGAACAATGAAAAGAGAGGGCGAAAAGGCAAAATATTGGTCAGAACAATATCATGTCAATAGTTACGAAAGTTTAGCAGTTCTGATCAAAAGCACAATGAATGATTCTACTTTTCAAAAAATTACTCAACCGCTATTTTTAGGTTATTTTTATAAAAATGAAAAAGAACAAGATTTTGTGGTATCTGTACCTAAAATGCTTGATATGTATGAAAAAGTAAGTACACCAGCAGATCAAAAATATAAAAATCCATTCCCTGAATCTGGAGATCACGTCATTGCATCAGATATCACCTCCAAAGACTGGAAAGGTGTGTTGAAAAGTACCATTGAATTTTTAGAGAAATTACCTTTACTTAATAAAACAGATTCTTTATCTGATAATGAAATACTTCCATAA